GATGCAGGTCCCCGAAGCCGCGCCGGTAAGCGAAAAACCCATCGGCCTGGCGAAAGCCGTCCTGTTCGATCTCGACGGTACCCTGGCCGACACGGCGCCGGACCTGGCGGCCGCCGCCAACACCATGCTGCGCGACCGCGGCTTGCCGCTGGTGCCGCTCGAGGCCTTGCGCAAAGTGGCGTCGTCCGGCGCACGCGGACTGCTCGGGGTCGCGTTCGGCATCATGCCGGAGCACCCCGATTACCTGCCGATGCGCGACGAATTCCTCGCCAACTACACCGCGGACCTGTGTGTCGAGACGACGCTCTTTCCCGGCATCGACGCCCTGCTGGCAACCCTCGTCGAACGCGAGATCCGCTGGGGCATCGTCACGAACAAGGCGGAACGGCTGGCGCGCCCGCTGGTCGAGCAACTGTTGCTGCAACCCAGTGCGGGCTGCGTGGTCGGCGGCGACACCACCGCGCATGCGAAACCGCACCCGGCGCCGTTGCTGCACGCCGCCGAGTTGATCGGCGTCGCGCCCGCCGACATTCTGTATGTCGGCGACGACCTGCGCGACATCCAGGCCGGTCATGCCGCGGGTATGTATACAGTGGCGGCCGCCTACGGCTATTGCGGCAACGACCTGCCGCCGGCTGAATGGGGCGCGGACCTGCTGATCGACTCCCCCGATGCGCTCACCACGTTGCTGCGCGGCCTGACCGATTCGAAGTCGTGATAGACTAGCGGCATAGTCGTACAAAGACTGCCATGTTGGTGCGCTTCGGACGGGGGTTCGATTCCCCCCGGCTCCACCAAATGCCCGTGCGCCGCACATCCACTGCGCGGTTATCTGATGGGGTCGACCTGGTTTCGACGGGGTGAGGATACGGAAGCGGACGGCTCGAAAGGTGACGCACGTAATGCGCACAAATTTGTAAATGCTAATGATGACATTTACGCTGTAGCGGCCTAAATCCGCTTACGGAGCCTTCCCGGCTTGGCAACAGAATAGGGACTGCGGCCCCTTCGGGGGCCGTTGCCGTTTACGAACCGAGATCGCCTTGGCCGCCGCTTCGTCCCCCCCCTCGCCTCTTTCGCGCGCCCTCGACGCGCATCGCGCCGGCCGCCTCGACGAGGCCGAACGCGCCTATCTGTCCATTCTGGCGAACGTCCCCGAGGCTGCTGCACCCTCGCGCCCTACCGCGGCGCCGCAGCCCTCCGCGACCGATGGCGGGGAAGCGGTGCGGCCGGCCGAGGTGCAGCCGGCCGAGGCGCGATACTGGCTCGGCGTGCTCTATCTGCAACGACAGCGTGCCGGCGATGCATGCGTGTGTTTTCGCGATGTGCTGGCGCGCCGGCCGGACCACGACGCGGCCCGCCTCAATCTCGGGCATGCCTTGCAAAGCCTGGGCGATCGCGATGCCGCACACCAGGCGTTCGCGCATACCGCCCGCTCCGCCGTGCCGGAAATCGCGGCCGCGGCGCATGCCGCACTCGGCCGTCACGAGGCTGCCGCAGGACGTCCGGCGGATGCGTTGCGCTGTTTCGACGCGTCCCTGGCCATCCTGCCCGCAGAAGCAGCGGTCCATGACAGCCGCGGCGTCACGCTGGCGGCGCTCGGCCACCACGACCTTGCCGAACAGGCGCACCGGGCGGCATTGGCGATCCGGCC
This region of Robbsia betulipollinis genomic DNA includes:
- a CDS encoding HAD-IA family hydrolase: MQVPEAAPVSEKPIGLAKAVLFDLDGTLADTAPDLAAAANTMLRDRGLPLVPLEALRKVASSGARGLLGVAFGIMPEHPDYLPMRDEFLANYTADLCVETTLFPGIDALLATLVEREIRWGIVTNKAERLARPLVEQLLLQPSAGCVVGGDTTAHAKPHPAPLLHAAELIGVAPADILYVGDDLRDIQAGHAAGMYTVAAAYGYCGNDLPPAEWGADLLIDSPDALTTLLRGLTDSKS